A genomic region of Macaca thibetana thibetana isolate TM-01 chromosome 14, ASM2454274v1, whole genome shotgun sequence contains the following coding sequences:
- the TRIM21 gene encoding E3 ubiquitin-protein ligase TRIM21: MASAARLTMMWEEVTCPICLDPFVEPVSIECGHSFCQECISQVGKDGGSVCPVCRQHFLLRNLRPNRQLANMVDNLREISQEAREGAQEEQCAVHGERLHLFCEKDGKALCWVCAQSRKHRDHTMVPLEEAAQEYQEKLQVALGELRRKQELTEKLEVEIAMKRADWKKTVETQKCRIHAEFVQQKNFLVEEEQRQLQELEKDEREQLRILGEKEAELAQQSQALQELISELERRRQGSALELLQEVIIVLERSESWNLKGLDIASPELRSVCHVPGLKKMLRTCAVHITLDPDTANPWLILSEDRRQVRLGDTQQSIPGNEERFDSYPMVLGAQHFHSGKHYWEVDVTGKEAWDLGVCRDSVRRKGHFLLSSKSGFWTIWLWNKQKYEAGTYPQTPLHLQVPPCQIGIFLDYEAGMVSFYNITDHGSLIYSFSECAFTGPLRPFFSPGFNDGGRNTAPLTLCPLNIGSQGSTDY, translated from the exons ATGGCTTCAGCAGCACGCTTGACAATGATGTGGGAGGAGGTCACGTGCCCTATCTGCCTGGACCCCTTCGTGGAGCCTGTGAGCATCGAGTGTGGCCACAGCTTCTGCCAGGAATGCATCTCTCAGGTTGGGAAAGATGGGGGCAGCGTCTGTCCTGTGTGCCGGCAGCACTTTCTGCTCAGGAATCTCCGCCCCAATCGACAACTAGCCAACATGGTGGACAACCTTAGAGAAATCAGCCAGGAAGCCAGAGAGGGTGCACAGGAGGAACAGTGTGCAGTGCATGGAGAGAGACTTCACCTGTTCTGTGAGAAAGATGGGAAGGCCCTTTGCTGGGTGTGTGCCCAATCTCGGAAACACCGTGACCACACCATGGTCCCTCTTGAGGAGGCTGCACAGGAGTACCAG GAGAAGCTCCAGGTGGCATTAGGGGAACTGAGAAGAAAGCAGGAGTTGACTGAGAAGTTGGAAGTGGAAATTGCAATGAAGAGAGCAGACTGGAAG AAAACGGTGGAGACACAGAAATGTAGGATTCACGCAGAGTTTGTGCAGCAAAAAAACTTCCTGGTTGAAGAAGAACAGAGGCAGCTGCAGGAGCTGGAGAAGGATGAGAGGGAGCAGCTGAGAATCCTAGGGGAGAAAGAGGCCGAACTGGCCCAACAGAGCCAGGCCCTGCAGGAGCTCATCTCAGAGCTAGAGAGAAGGCGCCAGGGCTCAGCACTGGAACTGCTGCAG GAGGTGATAATTGTCCTGGAAAG GAGTGAGTCCTGGAACCTGAAGGGCCTGGATATTGCCTCTCCAGAACTCAGGAGTGTGTGCCATGTGCCAGGGCTGAAGAAGATGCTGAGGACATGTGCAG TCCACATCACTCTGGATCCAGACACAGCCAATCCATGGCTCATACTTTCAGAAGATCGGAGACAAGTGAGGCTTGGAGACACCCAGCAGAGCATACCTGGAAATGAAGAGAGATTTGATAGTTATCCTATGGTCCTGGGTGCCCAGCACTTCCACTCTGGAAAACATTACTGGGAGGTAGATGTGACAGGAAAGGAGGCCTGGGACCTGGGTGTCTGCAGAGACTCTGTGCGCAGGAAGGGGCACTTTTTGCTTAGTTCCAAGAGTGGCTTCTGGACAATTTGGTTGtggaacaaacaaaaatatgaggCTGGCACCTACCCCCAGACTCCCCTCCACCTTCAGGTGCCTCCATGCCAAATTGGGATTTTCCTGGACTATGAGGCCGGCATGGTCTCCTTCTACAACATCACTGACCATGGCTCCCTCATCTACTCCTTCTCTGAATGTGCCTTTACAGGACCTCTGCGGCCCTTCTTCAGTCCTGGTTTCAATGACGGAGGAAGAAACACAGCCCCTCTAACCCTCTGTCCACTGAATATTGGATCACAAGGATCCACTGACTATTGA